From Carassius auratus strain Wakin unplaced genomic scaffold, ASM336829v1 scaf_tig00029140, whole genome shotgun sequence, the proteins below share one genomic window:
- the LOC113079747 gene encoding FXYD domain-containing ion transport regulator 6-like isoform X1: MLGNYAMELCVAAVLLSYFAPALASQMEEIHEHDKPFHYDYESLRIGGMIFAVILFLMGIFLIISRKCRCKGNKSKPVGLDPEAARGAK, translated from the exons ATGCTGGGGAACT ACGCGATGGAACTTTGTGTAGCTGCAGTGCTTTTGTCGTACTTCGCTCCAGCTTTGG CTTCCCAAATGGAGGAAATTCATG AGCACGACAAGCCATTTCATTATG ATTATGAATCCCTGAGGATCGGTGGTATGATCTTTGCTGTGATCCTTTTCTTAATGGGGATCTTCCTCATTATCA GTCGGAAATGCCGCTGCAAAGGGAACAAGTCCAA GCCAGTGGGTCTCGACCCAGAGGCAGCCAGAG GTGCAAAATAA
- the LOC113079747 gene encoding sodium/potassium-transporting ATPase subunit gamma-like isoform X2: protein MELCVAAVLLSYFAPALASQMEEIHEHDKPFHYDYESLRIGGMIFAVILFLMGIFLIISRKCRCKGNKSKPVGLDPEAARGAK from the exons ATGGAACTTTGTGTAGCTGCAGTGCTTTTGTCGTACTTCGCTCCAGCTTTGG CTTCCCAAATGGAGGAAATTCATG AGCACGACAAGCCATTTCATTATG ATTATGAATCCCTGAGGATCGGTGGTATGATCTTTGCTGTGATCCTTTTCTTAATGGGGATCTTCCTCATTATCA GTCGGAAATGCCGCTGCAAAGGGAACAAGTCCAA GCCAGTGGGTCTCGACCCAGAGGCAGCCAGAG GTGCAAAATAA